A stretch of DNA from Lycium ferocissimum isolate CSIRO_LF1 chromosome 4, AGI_CSIRO_Lferr_CH_V1, whole genome shotgun sequence:
ttctttattttatatcataagtttcaaaagtcttcctatttttctgaaattttataTCAAATCAAACACCTTCACTTATTAAATTGAGAAAGAGGGAGTAAAAGCTAAATCCTTTTCAGAATATAAAAAGAGAGCTAGAAAACAAAAGGGCGAGTTGATCAGCGTATTAGCCTTTatcaacttattaaatataatatacttatatgTTATTATACCAACGAATAAGACTAATTAAAAATGTGTTTTTTGCAGCATATTAGATCTTCTGATAGATTGTTCAATTTAAAAGATATGCTTAACAGTATAACATCAGTTTGAATAAAGAAAGTTTGGTGATAATGCACTACGCACTTAGCGAACCCTTTTTGTCTATAAATGGAGACTTGAAAGAGGTCAGTTTTAAGCAATAAATAACGATGAATAAAATGATTCTCTCCATCAGAGCTAATTCCTTTCTTATCTACTTCCTCATTTTCGTAGGAGCTGAAGCAAGAACTTTGCTAGGtactaatttaattatttttacaatACCCTTGCCACACACTTCATAACACCAATGGACACTGCAGTTCTACTCCTTTTCTGGAGTTTCACTTAGCATGAGTATTCATTATAAATCCTTTTTGTTAATCCACTTGAAAATATTAAGGTTAAACTATAATTTTTGTACAGTGGACTTCATGGAGAATTTAAAGTTGTAGTAAGCAGATATCATGCAACTCTCtctattttacctttttttccGCCTGTCTTCTACTAAGTTGCAGGAgtagtattttatttatctGGAGAAGATGATCCAGTATTACCGCCTCCTTATCATTTATTCTTATCAGGGATAACATCAAATTCAGAATTTAGAATCACTGAGTTAGACTAGTTGTGATTAATTTATATAGTACAATTTTtttatacgtatacataatttgAGCCAAAAGCGGCTGATCACCCCCATCAATCTACCTCTACTTGGGAAGAATCAACCTCTCATAGAGTTGATCTTCCTCTATCTTTTTGTTATAGTAATTTGTGGCGGATCTAGAGCAGAATCTACATGTTTATGGAAATTCAGCAGCTTGTGAATTTAGTTATTATAGTTACTATATGTATTAACTTATGATTGTTATAGAAACTCATAAACTTTAAAATATAAACGATGCGCGCTTGTCACTATTAGCTATTGCATGTGTCAGTGTAATTAACCCAAGAACTTATAAACTTGTTTATTAATTTCCTTTTGCATGCACTTAATTCATCGGCTTGTCTCGTAATTATAACGTAGAATAACTTTAATTATATGTCTTCAGAAAAACATCACGGTCAGAATCTGGCAGAATATGGAAGGCAGCCATATATAACACCTTCACCACCAGCATCATCTCCACCACACAATCAGGAAATAGTAGGGAGGCCCCATCATTTACCACCTCCCGCTCCTAAGCATGCTCCAACAATCGGTCAACTCACAAGCACCACCCAAGGACTTAAACCTCACAAAAATGAGTTATATAGCAGTGAGCTCTTGATGACAACAAGTCATGATGAGGTTCTAATTTTGCTTCCAAGTTATTCATCAGAGATAGTTGGTGGGAGGCATGATCATATATCCGTTGGGAGGCATGATCATTTACCCGTACATCCACCATCACCAAAACCAGCAGATGAAGAGGATCAGATAATTATCACAACTTCCTCTAATTCATGTcatgatggaaatggaattGGAAGAGGGAATCAAAAACCACCTCCAACTCCAAAGCCATCTCATAACGACGGTCAGACAATTATCTCTAGTACTAATactcatgatgatgatgatcacCATAGTAACTATGGAAGGGAGGAACGTATACTACCACCTTCCACTCCAAGGCCATCTGATGAGCAGCATCAGACTATTATCTCTAGTACTAGTACAactcatgatgatgatgatcacCATAGTAATTTCGGAAGGGAGGGACGTACACCTCCTTCCCCTCATTCTGCTTCACCCATTGGTCAACTCTCAAGCAACCGTGGTGCCCAACACTTACCTCTTCAGGCTTCCTATTAATTAAGCTTCCTCGACATCGGAACTTTATTAAGTTGAGTACTAAGtagtttagtattttttttttttaaaggcagtatatatataatataacctGGTTTTAGTTCACTTGATGAGTTAGCTAGCTCTCAAGAATATTGTGTAATAGATAATTAAGTTGTAACTTAGTGTTATCCTACCCTGAGGCTGCattttctatatatagtctTGTAATATAGTAACTACGCAGTAAATGAATTTGAGGAGTGCTGGTTTTGACTTATAATGCATTGTTATCAATCCAGAAAAGGAGTATATCACATAATGTATACCATAATTGTTGGTgagatatttattatgttaacgGAAAGAATGGAATAACTAATAATTATTTGAGCAACATATATTAATGATACCAGAATACTGAGCAACGTCGTCAATTAATGATTTGATTGATCTTTTGATCACCTATTTAATTACAAGTTGGAGTCTACTCTATTAGTGTAGTTAGTTCAGTCCTTAATGTCAAGAATAGTGGTGGCAAATCTTGAATTGAATTTGAGCGGGTTAAAAACTGATTGAACAAAACGGGTACATCTCGTGTAGGCTTTAAAGTCATGAATGTGAGCTAGTATTATACACTTCAAAATTAACTCTTAAAGTAAAGAGCTGACAGAATATAAATGATTATAATAGCAACTTCGGTAAAATTTGTGGGACTGGGCCGGACAAGCCACTATCTTTACCGAGAAAGTAAAGGTATATACTCTTTGTTTGTCTCTATTAGATTCATATGTAATGATTAATGAATGCATCAAAGTTCTTAAAGggatgacaaaaataaaaagacaaattTAAATAAAGGTTTTGTTGAGGTTATTTAACCTTGTAAGAGTATCGTTatgatttctcttttttatgTTTGCGTTGCTAAGAAAGTTGCCAAGTAGCAACTCA
This window harbors:
- the LOC132052272 gene encoding uncharacterized protein LOC132052272 codes for the protein MNKMILSIRANSFLIYFLIFVGAEARTLLEKHHGQNLAEYGRQPYITPSPPASSPPHNQEIVGRPHHLPPPAPKHAPTIGQLTSTTQGLKPHKNELYSSELLMTTSHDEVLILLPSYSSEIVGGRHDHISVGRHDHLPVHPPSPKPADEEDQIIITTSSNSCHDGNGIGRGNQKPPPTPKPSHNDGQTIISSTNTHDDDDHHSNYGREERILPPSTPRPSDEQHQTIISSTSTTHDDDDHHSNFGREGRTPPSPHSASPIGQLSSNRGAQHLPLQASY